Proteins encoded by one window of Porphyromonas vaginalis:
- a CDS encoding TetR/AcrR family transcriptional regulator, whose product MEGKETKKKAAILRESFKLFLAQGYDAVSFTDIERAAQVTRGAIFHHFRGKEDLFKHVADQIIDIFLEDVDYGAEYLTSQTPLKDFMDTCLALIERRMTYFFKDVDVRVTSASFMSFILYLKDHHETWSEQLQEYEAKKIEAWSEAINLAKERGEIRPDTDTTMLAETFHHLYLGLSFEGAMIDRLSIPALRKQWEYLYTLHHIN is encoded by the coding sequence ATGGAAGGAAAAGAGACTAAAAAGAAAGCGGCAATACTCCGAGAGAGCTTTAAGCTCTTTCTCGCACAGGGATATGATGCTGTCAGCTTTACAGATATTGAGCGCGCTGCTCAGGTCACTCGAGGTGCTATATTTCATCATTTCAGAGGCAAAGAGGATCTGTTCAAGCATGTCGCTGACCAAATCATCGACATTTTCCTTGAGGATGTGGACTATGGTGCGGAGTACTTGACTAGTCAGACGCCTCTCAAGGATTTTATGGACACCTGCTTGGCTCTCATAGAGCGACGGATGACCTATTTCTTCAAGGATGTCGATGTGCGTGTTACGTCTGCCAGCTTTATGAGCTTCATCTTGTACCTAAAAGATCATCACGAAACCTGGAGCGAGCAGCTCCAGGAGTACGAAGCGAAAAAGATAGAGGCTTGGAGTGAGGCGATCAACCTTGCGAAGGAGCGTGGCGAGATACGTCCCGACACAGATACGACAATGCTCGCAGAGACCTTTCACCATCTCTACCTAGGGCTCTCTTTTGAAGGAGCGATGATTGACAGGCTCTCTATCCCAGCACTGCGCAAGCAATGGGAGTACCTATACACCCTACACCATATAAACTGA
- a CDS encoding tRNA1(Val) (adenine(37)-N6)-methyltransferase, whose translation MDKPFCMRHYALMQGACAMRISTDALFLGAWARTAHTASQVLDVGAGTGILSLMLAQTYPNAMVTAIDIDDEAVRTAQDNFSRSPYSDRLTALACDITAPGFALPSRTYDLIISNPPYYDGLQPATASLRQARHTGEGFAPHLLFRYLEPLVAPEPTLCLVTPVEALPLLRREAVLHRYNLTRLCRLHHQVGQPAIRLLTQWHRSATPPDSCRSESLAIRTAQQHYTAEARDLLRPYLLDQYLT comes from the coding sequence ATGGACAAGCCCTTCTGCATGCGACACTACGCTCTCATGCAGGGGGCTTGTGCTATGCGTATCTCTACCGATGCGCTCTTCCTCGGAGCCTGGGCGAGGACGGCTCACACAGCCAGTCAAGTCTTAGATGTGGGAGCAGGCACCGGCATCCTGTCGCTGATGCTCGCGCAGACCTATCCCAATGCCATGGTTACCGCCATTGACATCGATGACGAAGCGGTCCGTACCGCCCAGGACAACTTCTCCCGCTCTCCCTATAGCGATCGGCTCACGGCACTGGCCTGTGACATCACCGCGCCTGGGTTTGCTTTGCCATCCCGTACCTACGACCTCATCATCTCCAATCCTCCTTACTACGACGGACTCCAGCCCGCTACGGCATCGCTCCGTCAGGCGCGCCACACGGGAGAGGGCTTTGCGCCACATCTACTCTTTCGTTACCTGGAGCCACTTGTCGCTCCCGAGCCAACGCTCTGTCTCGTCACGCCCGTCGAGGCACTGCCCCTCCTGCGTCGGGAGGCCGTGCTGCACCGCTACAACCTCACACGTCTCTGCCGGCTGCACCACCAAGTAGGGCAGCCCGCCATACGACTTCTGACGCAGTGGCACCGCTCTGCGACACCGCCAGACTCCTGTCGCTCCGAGAGCTTAGCCATACGCACCGCGCAGCAGCACTACACAGCCGAGGCGCGCGACCTCCTGCGCCCATACTTACTCGACCAGTACCTCACGTAA
- the carB gene encoding carbamoyl-phosphate synthase (glutamine-hydrolyzing) large subunit: protein MTQRKQYNKILLLGSGALKIGEAGEFDYSGSQALKAVKAEGIKTVLINPNIATVQTSEGVADAVYFLPVTPYFVERVIERERPDGIMLAFGGQTALNCGVQLFQSGVLERYGIDVLGTPVETIMATEDRELFVEKLDEIEVKTIQSHAVTTMEDALVAANQLGYPVIVRAAYALGGLGSGFCDNDEELRVLAEKAFAFSPQLLIEKSLRGWKEIEYEVVRDAYDNCITVCNMENFDPLGIHTGESIVIAPSQTLSNDEYHKLRTIAIKIIRHLGVVGECNVQYALDPYSEDYRVIEVNARLSRSSALASKATGYPLAHVAAKLGLGYGLFEVQNAVTGSTPAFFEPALDYCVCKIPRWDLGKFHGVSRQLGSSMKSVGEVMAIGRTFEEAIQKGLRMIGQGMHGFCENKELVIPDIDTALREPTDTRIFVISKAFRQGYSVEQIHELTKIDRWFLYRLQGILETAETLGTCDSIESLPAELLRQAKEQGFTDFQIARAVTKEYKKPLHKEADQVRQHRKSLGILPYVKQIDTLAAEVPAESNYLYLTYHGEEHDIATEQDGKSVIVLGSGAYRIGSSVEFDWCGVNALHTIRKAGLRSIMINYNPETVSTDFDMSDRLYFDELTFERVMDIIDLEAPKGVILATGGQIPNNLALRLATNGVTILGTQAEDIDHAEDRHKFSAMLDELGIDQPEWSELTTIEDIDRFVERVGYPVLVRPSYVLSGAAMNVCSNQEELLRFLQLAANVSQDHPVVVSQFVEHAKEIEMDAVADHGEIVAYAISEHIEFAGVHSGDATIQFPAQKLYVETVRRIKRISRQIAEALHISGPFNIQFLARGNEIKVIECNLRASRSFPFVSKVLRLNFIDLATKIMLGLPYEHPTKDAFSLDYVGIKASQFSFSRLQKADPVLGVDMVSTGEVGCIGEDTEEAILKAMLSVGHHIPERGVLLSTGGAKQKADLLEASQLLHKKGYKLYATAGTQHFLEENGVPATLVHWPDSPEQPQALDLLHQHEVDLVVNINKNLSTGELTNGYKLRRAAIDLNIPLITNARLAATYIKAFCTLSLGELEIKSWQEY, encoded by the coding sequence ATGACTCAGCGTAAGCAATACAATAAGATACTCCTACTCGGATCTGGCGCACTCAAGATCGGAGAGGCAGGCGAATTTGACTATTCAGGCTCACAAGCTCTCAAAGCTGTCAAAGCGGAGGGTATCAAGACCGTTCTCATCAATCCCAATATCGCTACGGTACAGACCAGCGAAGGCGTTGCTGATGCGGTCTATTTCTTACCCGTCACGCCTTACTTCGTAGAGCGTGTCATAGAGCGTGAGCGTCCCGACGGCATTATGCTAGCCTTCGGTGGGCAGACCGCGCTCAACTGTGGTGTCCAGCTCTTTCAGTCGGGCGTCCTGGAGCGTTACGGCATCGATGTCCTCGGCACACCCGTCGAGACCATTATGGCGACCGAAGACCGCGAGCTCTTTGTCGAGAAGCTTGACGAGATAGAGGTCAAGACTATCCAGAGCCACGCCGTCACCACGATGGAGGACGCTCTCGTCGCTGCCAACCAACTAGGCTATCCCGTCATCGTACGAGCTGCCTATGCGCTGGGTGGCTTGGGTAGTGGCTTCTGCGACAATGATGAGGAGCTCCGAGTCCTTGCTGAGAAAGCCTTCGCCTTCTCCCCACAGCTACTGATCGAGAAGAGCTTGCGCGGCTGGAAAGAGATTGAGTACGAGGTGGTGCGAGACGCCTACGACAACTGCATCACCGTCTGTAATATGGAGAACTTTGACCCGCTCGGCATCCACACCGGCGAGAGTATCGTCATCGCTCCCTCACAGACCCTCTCTAACGATGAGTATCACAAGCTCCGCACGATCGCTATCAAGATCATCCGTCACCTCGGTGTCGTAGGCGAGTGCAATGTGCAGTACGCCCTCGACCCCTACAGTGAGGACTACCGCGTCATCGAGGTCAATGCGCGTCTCTCGCGCTCCTCAGCTCTAGCCAGCAAAGCTACCGGCTATCCCCTCGCACACGTTGCTGCGAAGCTCGGACTAGGCTATGGACTCTTTGAGGTGCAGAATGCGGTGACAGGCTCTACGCCAGCCTTCTTCGAGCCAGCACTAGACTACTGCGTCTGCAAGATACCACGCTGGGACTTAGGTAAGTTCCACGGCGTGTCTCGTCAACTCGGTAGTAGCATGAAGTCTGTCGGCGAGGTGATGGCGATCGGTCGCACCTTTGAGGAGGCAATCCAAAAGGGACTTCGTATGATAGGGCAGGGCATGCACGGCTTCTGCGAAAACAAAGAGCTCGTCATCCCCGACATCGACACAGCCCTTAGAGAGCCAACCGACACACGTATTTTTGTCATCAGCAAAGCGTTTCGTCAGGGATACAGCGTGGAGCAGATCCACGAGCTTACGAAGATCGACCGCTGGTTCCTCTATCGCCTCCAAGGCATCCTAGAGACCGCCGAGACACTGGGCACTTGTGACTCCATCGAGAGTCTCCCCGCTGAGCTACTACGACAAGCTAAGGAGCAAGGCTTCACCGACTTCCAGATCGCCCGTGCCGTCACCAAGGAGTACAAGAAGCCCCTCCACAAAGAGGCTGACCAGGTACGCCAGCACCGCAAGAGCCTCGGCATACTACCTTATGTCAAGCAGATCGACACGCTAGCCGCCGAGGTACCAGCCGAGAGCAACTACCTCTACCTCACTTATCATGGTGAGGAGCACGACATAGCCACAGAGCAAGACGGCAAGTCGGTCATCGTACTAGGCTCGGGAGCTTATCGTATCGGTAGCTCCGTCGAGTTTGACTGGTGCGGTGTCAATGCACTACACACCATTCGCAAGGCGGGTCTGCGCTCTATCATGATCAACTACAATCCAGAGACCGTCAGTACAGACTTCGATATGTCAGACCGTCTCTACTTTGACGAGCTCACCTTCGAGCGCGTCATGGATATCATAGACCTAGAGGCACCCAAGGGTGTCATCCTAGCTACGGGTGGTCAGATCCCGAACAACCTGGCACTACGTCTTGCCACCAATGGGGTCACCATCCTAGGCACGCAAGCCGAAGATATAGACCATGCGGAGGATCGACATAAGTTCTCCGCCATGCTAGACGAGTTAGGCATCGACCAGCCTGAGTGGAGCGAGCTCACCACTATTGAGGACATCGACCGCTTCGTAGAGCGTGTTGGCTATCCCGTCTTGGTGCGTCCTAGTTACGTCCTCTCAGGAGCTGCGATGAATGTCTGCTCCAATCAGGAGGAGCTACTTCGCTTCTTGCAGCTCGCAGCCAATGTATCTCAAGACCACCCCGTGGTCGTGTCGCAGTTTGTCGAGCATGCCAAGGAGATCGAGATGGATGCCGTCGCCGATCATGGCGAGATCGTCGCCTATGCGATCAGCGAGCATATCGAGTTCGCCGGCGTCCACAGTGGCGATGCAACCATTCAGTTCCCCGCACAGAAGCTTTACGTCGAGACCGTCCGACGCATCAAACGCATCTCGCGTCAGATAGCCGAGGCGCTACACATCTCAGGTCCGTTCAACATCCAGTTCCTCGCACGAGGCAACGAGATCAAAGTGATCGAGTGCAACCTTCGCGCCTCGCGCAGCTTCCCCTTCGTGAGCAAGGTGTTGCGACTCAACTTCATCGACCTAGCCACCAAGATCATGCTAGGACTGCCCTATGAGCACCCGACGAAGGATGCCTTCTCGCTAGACTATGTGGGGATCAAAGCTTCGCAGTTCTCCTTCTCCCGCTTGCAAAAGGCTGATCCCGTGCTAGGCGTCGATATGGTTTCCACGGGCGAAGTGGGTTGTATCGGCGAAGACACTGAGGAGGCTATCCTCAAGGCGATGCTCTCCGTGGGGCATCACATCCCAGAGCGTGGCGTCCTCCTCTCGACAGGTGGCGCTAAGCAAAAGGCCGACCTCCTCGAGGCGTCACAGCTCCTCCACAAGAAAGGCTACAAGCTCTACGCTACGGCTGGCACGCAGCACTTCCTAGAGGAGAATGGGGTCCCCGCCACACTCGTTCACTGGCCCGACAGCCCCGAGCAGCCGCAAGCACTCGATCTGCTGCACCAGCATGAGGTAGACCTTGTGGTCAACATCAATAAGAACCTCTCTACGGGTGAGCTGACCAATGGCTACAAGCTACGCCGTGCAGCGATCGATCTCAATATCCCGCTGATCACCAATGCGCGCCTCGCAGCCACCTATATCAAGGCATTCTGCACGCTCTCGCTAGGAGAGCTCGAGATCAAGAGCTGGCAAGAGTACTAA
- the carA gene encoding glutamine-hydrolyzing carbamoyl-phosphate synthase small subunit — protein MQTSTQRKATLTLQDGSTYTGWHFGATRQLAGEVVFNTAMNGYTESLTDPSYMGQILVMTYPMVGNYGVPAATRDEYDIPRYYESDGCLMRALIVNSYSPEYSHWNAEQSLGDFMAEQGVVGITGIDTRALTKHLRDHGIQVGTITIEGETSPIEPSIGDQNLVAQASCPEPRIYGSGDCHIALIDCGLKDNILRSLIDERFTLHRVPWDYPLEQIEGLRGVFISNGPGSPTCCKETIRQIQYAFERQLPTYGICMGNQLMALASGAKIYKMKYGNHGHNQPVQLVGSTQCLITSQNHSYAVNSATLPQGWEEWYTNLNDGTNEGLMHTDLPFRSVQFHPEAKGGPLDALSFFTDFQDTVLNYPQLSK, from the coding sequence ATGCAAACATCCACACAGCGCAAAGCTACGCTCACGCTACAAGACGGATCTACCTACACAGGCTGGCACTTCGGTGCGACCAGACAGTTGGCCGGGGAGGTAGTCTTTAATACAGCCATGAATGGTTACACCGAGTCGCTCACCGACCCCAGCTATATGGGTCAGATCTTGGTGATGACCTATCCGATGGTGGGCAATTACGGTGTCCCCGCTGCCACTCGAGATGAGTACGACATCCCCAGATACTACGAGAGTGACGGCTGTCTCATGCGTGCCCTGATAGTCAATAGCTACTCGCCTGAGTACTCACACTGGAATGCGGAGCAGTCCTTAGGAGACTTTATGGCAGAGCAAGGCGTCGTGGGGATTACGGGCATCGATACACGAGCTCTGACCAAGCACCTGCGTGACCACGGCATTCAGGTCGGCACGATAACCATCGAGGGCGAAACCTCTCCCATAGAGCCCTCCATCGGAGACCAAAACTTAGTTGCTCAAGCCTCTTGCCCCGAGCCGCGCATCTACGGATCGGGCGATTGTCATATAGCTTTGATCGACTGTGGACTCAAGGACAACATCCTGCGCTCGCTCATCGATGAGCGCTTCACCCTCCACCGCGTCCCCTGGGACTATCCTTTGGAGCAGATCGAGGGGCTGCGTGGCGTCTTCATCAGCAATGGTCCTGGTTCGCCGACTTGCTGCAAGGAGACGATAAGACAGATACAGTATGCTTTCGAGCGTCAGCTCCCCACTTACGGCATCTGCATGGGCAATCAGCTTATGGCGCTCGCCTCTGGTGCTAAGATCTATAAGATGAAGTACGGCAATCACGGACACAACCAACCTGTCCAGTTGGTCGGCTCGACTCAGTGCCTTATCACCAGTCAGAACCATAGCTACGCTGTCAACTCAGCGACACTCCCTCAGGGATGGGAAGAGTGGTACACCAACCTCAACGATGGCACCAACGAGGGGCTCATGCACACCGACCTGCCATTTCGCTCGGTACAGTTCCACCCAGAGGCAAAGGGCGGTCCACTAGATGCGCTCAGCTTCTTCACTGACTTTCAGGACACCGTCCTGAACTACCCACAATTGTCGAAATAA
- a CDS encoding ABC transporter ATP-binding protein gives MDSILSIRGLRFGYQGNPILRGVDLEIPAGSIFGYLGKNGAGKSTTIKLLLGLLPLDEGEILFKGVNLKNSPLLLRSSASGMIEHPSYYPFLTVSENLDYLDKIFRMGRERKHEVLSLLSLSEHADKKAQALSSGLKQRLGLAMCLFKRPEMLILDEPLNALDPQGIYELRNILARLNQEEGVTIFLSSHILEELEKLADQVAIIKEGKILYQGGIEALTKKQPDIVCIKLSDSALMTQLGYDSRFTLLRVCDTHHVEFEIKDEEEFARLLATLSQDGISIYNVTHRGSALENAFIHLTE, from the coding sequence ATGGACAGTATACTCTCTATAAGAGGCTTGCGCTTTGGTTACCAAGGCAATCCAATACTCCGAGGGGTGGATCTAGAGATCCCTGCGGGTTCTATATTCGGCTACTTGGGTAAGAATGGAGCGGGCAAGTCTACGACGATTAAACTACTCTTGGGACTGCTCCCATTGGATGAGGGGGAGATACTTTTTAAGGGTGTAAACCTTAAGAACTCCCCCTTACTGCTACGCTCCAGTGCTAGTGGCATGATTGAGCACCCCTCTTACTATCCTTTTCTCACCGTCTCTGAGAACCTGGACTATCTAGACAAAATCTTTCGAATGGGACGGGAGCGAAAGCACGAAGTCCTATCTCTCCTTAGTCTCAGCGAGCATGCCGACAAGAAAGCACAAGCACTCTCGTCGGGTCTGAAGCAACGTCTAGGCCTGGCTATGTGTCTCTTCAAGCGTCCTGAGATGCTGATCCTCGATGAGCCTCTTAATGCACTCGATCCTCAGGGGATCTATGAGCTTAGGAATATCTTGGCCAGACTTAATCAAGAGGAGGGGGTGACCATCTTTCTCTCTAGTCATATCCTAGAGGAGCTGGAGAAGTTGGCTGATCAAGTCGCAATCATTAAGGAGGGGAAGATACTCTATCAAGGAGGCATCGAAGCGCTTACCAAAAAGCAACCCGATATCGTATGTATCAAGCTGAGTGATAGCGCACTGATGACGCAACTAGGGTACGACTCTAGATTCACACTGCTGCGGGTATGTGATACGCATCATGTCGAGTTTGAGATAAAGGACGAAGAGGAGTTTGCTCGCCTACTCGCCACACTCAGTCAAGACGGCATCTCTATCTACAACGTAACGCATAGGGGTTCGGCTCTTGAAAATGCTTTTATCCACCTTACCGAATAG
- a CDS encoding IS110 family transposase translates to MKYFFIGIDVSKEKLDATMIHYESESDSEQQLAYTTVENNPKGFRSLVSWSKKNAGRRVKTDTMLFCCETTGGYDRALCDWLYGNGLNIWRESALQIKRSMGLRKGKDDKADSEMIAYYALRFRSQATLYKPLDGNMRSLRDLFLYRQSLVAERQAKMVSSKEKQHISSKSKVDNFIYRDAQKGIDILTKSIKKCECRMLEIIKEDEEMYRNYLHLISCKGVGLITSVMLIIYTDNFKSWNAKKMASYCGIAPFYESSGSSVFHKANTSGYSNRRLKGILTQAARSAITYNPTLRQYYLRMKAQGKPYGVILNNVNNKLVHILFSLVLHDCDFELDHEAKRALRA, encoded by the coding sequence ATGAAATACTTTTTCATCGGCATCGATGTATCCAAAGAGAAACTAGACGCCACAATGATTCACTACGAATCTGAATCAGACAGCGAGCAGCAGCTCGCCTACACTACAGTAGAAAACAACCCTAAGGGGTTCCGGAGCCTCGTCTCTTGGAGTAAGAAGAACGCTGGTCGAAGAGTCAAGACCGACACCATGCTCTTCTGCTGTGAGACTACAGGAGGATACGATCGCGCACTCTGCGACTGGCTCTACGGCAACGGCCTAAACATCTGGCGCGAAAGTGCTCTGCAGATCAAGCGCAGCATGGGTCTGCGCAAAGGCAAGGACGACAAAGCCGACTCAGAGATGATCGCTTACTACGCCCTACGCTTCCGCTCCCAAGCCACTCTCTATAAACCTCTGGACGGGAACATGCGTAGCCTACGTGACCTCTTTCTCTATAGGCAGTCTCTAGTTGCCGAGAGACAGGCTAAGATGGTTAGTTCCAAGGAAAAACAGCACATCTCTAGCAAGTCTAAAGTCGACAACTTCATCTACCGAGATGCTCAGAAGGGCATCGACATCCTGACCAAAAGCATCAAAAAGTGCGAGTGCCGAATGCTTGAAATCATCAAGGAAGACGAGGAGATGTACCGCAACTACCTGCACCTCATTTCCTGCAAAGGAGTGGGCCTCATCACCTCTGTCATGCTGATCATCTACACCGACAACTTCAAGAGCTGGAATGCCAAGAAGATGGCTAGCTACTGCGGTATAGCACCCTTCTACGAGAGCTCTGGGAGCTCAGTCTTTCACAAAGCCAACACAAGTGGCTACAGTAACCGACGGCTAAAAGGAATCTTGACCCAAGCAGCCCGAAGTGCCATAACGTATAACCCAACATTAAGACAATACTACCTACGCATGAAAGCCCAAGGCAAGCCCTACGGGGTCATCCTCAACAATGTCAACAATAAGCTCGTACACATTCTCTTCTCTTTAGTTCTGCACGACTGCGACTTCGAGCTGGACCACGAAGCGAAGAGAGCTCTTCGAGCCTAG
- a CDS encoding ABC transporter permease: protein MKSLISLSNILQAEVYKTLRNRRIVTLLLSPLVLYLLILLYAIYKGRTGLLDATAIVYDGNPWLMIWSRYTLPLLSFVLPPAIVILSYMVCELEFQNDNIRTFFALPIVKWKLYLSKVLSLSLLTVILCLVTWLGFILGGYLLGLLIPAYKFTDYSIWIGSIQLLGRILLASFSIGALGLIVSLLARSFTLPILLGFFLTAFAVFMTNEPSGAYLPFATFTYLASIRPVEELTSFALRDVVNLLSWGIALVIGYLCFTPEKKQLWGKH from the coding sequence ATGAAGTCTCTCATATCACTATCCAACATACTACAAGCAGAGGTTTATAAGACTCTGCGCAATAGACGCATTGTGACGCTTTTGCTATCGCCACTAGTTCTCTATCTACTGATACTCCTCTATGCTATTTACAAGGGACGGACGGGGCTTTTAGATGCTACGGCGATTGTCTATGATGGTAATCCGTGGCTGATGATTTGGTCTCGCTATACACTTCCTCTACTATCCTTCGTGCTACCACCAGCCATCGTGATCCTATCTTATATGGTATGCGAGTTGGAGTTTCAAAACGATAATATCAGAACCTTCTTTGCACTCCCTATTGTTAAGTGGAAACTCTATCTATCCAAAGTCCTTTCGCTCTCGCTACTCACGGTAATCTTGTGTCTAGTTACTTGGCTTGGCTTCATCTTGGGAGGATACTTACTTGGGCTTTTGATACCTGCCTACAAGTTTACAGACTACTCCATTTGGATTGGCTCGATACAGCTATTGGGACGCATTCTACTCGCATCATTCAGCATTGGAGCATTGGGACTTATTGTCAGCTTGCTAGCGCGTAGTTTTACGCTACCTATCCTGCTGGGATTTTTCTTGACCGCCTTTGCTGTTTTTATGACCAACGAACCTTCGGGAGCCTATCTTCCCTTTGCTACCTTTACATACTTAGCTTCGATACGACCTGTGGAGGAGCTTACAAGCTTCGCTCTGAGAGATGTGGTAAACCTCCTCTCTTGGGGGATTGCCTTGGTGATAGGTTATCTCTGCTTTACTCCTGAGAAGAAACAACTATGGGGCAAACATTAA